The following proteins come from a genomic window of Leptospira andrefontaineae:
- a CDS encoding AAA family ATPase — translation MSEERNKPETYLLSKELEEAVQVAEITARPLLLKGEPGTGKSLLADYLSFKTKKTLYSWHVKSTSLAKEGLYFYDAVSRLNDSRFTEDKEKVRNIENYIRLGALGEAFSATEPSVVLIDEIDKADIEFPNDLLLELDRMEFVIQETGRKIKAINRPLTLITSNNEKELPAAFLRRCIFHYIDFPEPAFMADIVSSHFPKIESSLLKRALESFYVIRTMDDMKKKPGTSELLDWIQILIHMGAKLPEDGRTPYIGALVKNEEDLKLFR, via the coding sequence ATGTCGGAAGAAAGAAACAAGCCCGAAACATACTTACTTTCCAAAGAACTAGAAGAAGCAGTGCAAGTTGCAGAGATTACCGCAAGACCTTTACTTCTAAAGGGAGAACCTGGAACCGGAAAATCACTTTTAGCGGATTATCTTTCCTTCAAGACAAAGAAAACACTTTATTCATGGCATGTTAAATCCACCTCTCTTGCAAAAGAAGGTTTATACTTTTATGATGCGGTTTCCAGACTAAACGATTCTAGATTTACTGAAGATAAGGAGAAGGTCCGCAATATCGAGAATTATATCCGCCTGGGTGCTCTTGGGGAAGCGTTCTCTGCGACTGAACCTTCCGTAGTATTAATAGATGAGATAGATAAAGCGGATATAGAATTTCCTAACGATCTACTTTTAGAATTGGATAGAATGGAATTTGTGATCCAGGAAACCGGGCGCAAGATCAAGGCTATTAATAGGCCATTAACTTTAATCACTTCTAATAATGAAAAAGAACTTCCGGCTGCATTTTTAAGAAGATGTATCTTTCATTACATAGATTTTCCGGAACCAGCGTTTATGGCGGATATAGTATCTTCTCATTTTCCAAAAATTGAATCTTCACTTTTGAAAAGAGCACTCGAGTCCTTCTACGTGATCCGAACCATGGATGATATGAAAAAAAAGCCGGGCACTAGTGAACTATTAGATTGGATCCAAATTCTAATCCATATGGGTGCAAAACTTCCGGAAGACGGAAGGACTCCGTATATAGGCGCTCTTGTTAAGAATGAAGAGGATCTGAAATTGTTCAGATAA
- a CDS encoding VWA containing CoxE family protein produces MFFPFFYRLKSSGVPISTVELLDFLKATDALTRDKTFLSINEFYRVSRLCLVKDVKYYDAFDLVFTELFGERGVLKESFRKEMMDWLSNIFENPNKLPPSMIPPEELWKEFLDRLQNQKGEHHGGNKWIGTGGSSPFGHSGVNPGGVRIGGEGGGKSAIFQAMERKYKDYRTDEQLDVRQIKIALKKLRNLRKEGIPEFHLPKTVDATCRNAGDPELIFDRTRKNGIKVLLLMDTGGSMTPYAERVSKLFSAAHQMNHFKEFGHYYFHNSVYDSVYPKGDLRYPIPLKNLFRKHKDDTKLIIVGDAYMAPYELLDPAYGFYHSRFRQESKLPEHPESGLDSFKRIKSHFGDTIWMNPEPKRYWDAPTIYELKKVFPMFFLSVDGLEDGIRELLGKR; encoded by the coding sequence TTGTTTTTCCCTTTTTTCTACAGGCTAAAATCATCAGGAGTTCCAATCTCCACTGTGGAACTCTTGGATTTCCTAAAAGCAACGGATGCTCTTACCAGGGATAAAACGTTTCTTTCTATAAATGAATTCTACAGAGTTTCCAGGCTTTGTCTCGTAAAAGATGTAAAATATTACGATGCATTCGATCTTGTATTCACTGAACTATTCGGAGAAAGAGGAGTGCTGAAAGAATCTTTCCGTAAGGAAATGATGGATTGGCTTTCTAATATATTCGAAAATCCGAATAAACTACCACCTAGTATGATCCCTCCTGAAGAACTTTGGAAAGAGTTTCTGGATAGGCTCCAAAATCAAAAAGGGGAACATCATGGTGGGAACAAATGGATCGGCACTGGAGGTAGCTCTCCTTTCGGACATTCCGGAGTAAATCCTGGAGGAGTCCGCATCGGCGGAGAAGGTGGTGGAAAGTCCGCTATTTTCCAAGCCATGGAAAGAAAGTATAAGGACTACAGAACGGATGAGCAGTTGGATGTTCGGCAGATCAAGATTGCGCTTAAAAAACTCAGGAATTTAAGAAAGGAAGGGATCCCTGAATTCCATCTTCCTAAAACTGTGGATGCCACCTGTAGAAATGCAGGAGATCCCGAACTTATATTTGATCGAACTAGAAAAAACGGGATCAAAGTATTACTTTTAATGGATACCGGCGGGAGTATGACTCCCTATGCAGAAAGGGTAAGTAAACTTTTTTCGGCTGCCCACCAGATGAACCATTTTAAGGAATTCGGGCATTATTATTTTCATAACTCTGTTTATGATTCTGTATATCCTAAGGGAGATTTGAGATACCCGATTCCTTTAAAGAATCTTTTTCGAAAGCATAAGGACGATACAAAGTTGATCATAGTAGGAGACGCATATATGGCTCCTTATGAACTTTTAGATCCTGCTTATGGATTCTATCATTCCAGGTTTAGACAGGAATCTAAACTCCCGGAACATCCTGAATCAGGACTAGACAGTTTTAAAAGGATCAAGTCCCATTTTGGGGACACGATCTGGATGAATCCGGAACCAAAAAGATATTGGGATGCTCCCACCATCTACGAACTTAAAAAAGTATTTCCGATGTTTTTTTTAAGTGTAGATGGATTAGAAGACGGGATACGAGAGCTTTTAGGAAAAAGATAA
- a CDS encoding YceI family protein translates to MSYLLRFLILFLLSVSSAFSEELKLQEAQVNFIATHPFKTVYGKCSVVTVTPTVLSQAASGLQIPKLVKIEIPISEIKSGDENRDEHIIESLGYPTITNISFSSISIIAKDNEWTITGNLTIKGKTKLVKSVATIQKEGQETILSGKFQVLMSDFDVERPSLLFATAKDEVSIEYKFLLKP, encoded by the coding sequence GTGTCTTATCTTTTACGTTTTTTGATCTTGTTTTTATTAAGTGTTTCTTCGGCTTTTTCGGAAGAATTAAAATTACAGGAAGCCCAGGTCAATTTTATAGCCACCCATCCTTTCAAAACGGTCTATGGAAAATGTTCCGTAGTTACTGTGACCCCTACAGTATTAAGCCAAGCTGCGAGTGGTTTACAAATCCCTAAACTCGTAAAAATTGAGATCCCGATTTCGGAGATCAAATCCGGGGATGAGAATAGGGACGAACATATTATAGAATCTTTAGGATATCCTACAATAACCAATATCAGCTTTTCTAGCATATCCATTATCGCAAAAGATAATGAATGGACAATCACCGGAAACTTAACGATTAAGGGCAAAACTAAATTAGTTAAATCGGTTGCTACTATTCAGAAAGAAGGACAAGAAACAATTCTTTCCGGAAAATTCCAGGTTCTAATGAGTGATTTTGATGTGGAAAGACCGAGTCTGTTATTTGCGACTGCAAAAGACGAAGTTAGTATAGAATATAAATTTCTTCTAAAACCTTAA
- a CDS encoding SprT-like domain-containing protein, translating into MPERELESFSVPDPIPARDWEEYLISIWDSLKIRSRRFKESQVRSVELKFYPYRNGNHSISFHNGTLSAKFHTSLMEAREEIIFSFVSLLISKLLGLKPKQAWKEEVAEFLNSLPEFGSTNFKKLKENGAAYDLKSILEKISTFYFPKMDAKLLSIGWADRLGKRRLGSYEKRNMNIRISPILDHKEVPLYVLEHVVHHEILHHILPSSVKNGHNSIHSPEFKRKEKEYVRYREAINWLKMEYPKFLMKHQREIGHRLRSEFYG; encoded by the coding sequence ATGCCAGAAAGAGAATTAGAGAGTTTTTCGGTTCCTGATCCAATTCCAGCCAGAGATTGGGAGGAATATCTGATCTCTATTTGGGATTCTTTGAAGATCAGATCAAGGCGTTTTAAAGAAAGCCAGGTCCGTTCCGTTGAACTCAAATTTTATCCTTATAGAAACGGAAACCATTCTATATCCTTTCATAACGGGACCCTATCAGCAAAATTTCACACTTCTTTAATGGAGGCAAGAGAAGAGATCATATTCTCGTTTGTTTCATTACTCATTTCTAAATTGTTGGGGCTCAAACCGAAACAGGCCTGGAAAGAAGAAGTTGCCGAATTCCTAAATTCACTCCCCGAGTTCGGATCTACTAATTTCAAAAAATTGAAAGAAAATGGAGCCGCTTACGATCTTAAGTCGATTCTGGAAAAAATTTCTACTTTCTATTTTCCTAAAATGGATGCAAAACTTCTTTCCATAGGCTGGGCAGATCGCCTCGGAAAAAGAAGATTGGGTAGTTACGAAAAACGGAATATGAATATACGTATCAGCCCCATCCTGGACCATAAAGAGGTTCCTCTTTACGTTCTGGAACATGTGGTACATCACGAAATTTTACATCATATTCTTCCGAGCAGTGTGAAAAACGGCCATAACTCAATCCATAGTCCTGAATTTAAACGTAAGGAAAAAGAATACGTTAGATACAGAGAGGCCATAAATTGGTTGAAAATGGAATATCCTAAGTTTCTAATGAAACACCAAAGAGAAATCGGCCATAGGCTTAGATCAGAATTTTACGGATAA